In Yarrowia lipolytica chromosome 1F, complete sequence, a genomic segment contains:
- a CDS encoding uncharacterized protein (Compare to YALI0F29073g, similar to uniprot|Q8X0N0 Neurospora crassa conserved hypothetical protein and uniprot|P87126 Schizosaccharomyces pombe cell cycle control protein cwf2, similar to Saccharomyces cerevisiae CWC2 (YDL209C); ancestral locus Anc_8.466), which produces MSEAPESIETSPVVTPDVAESVQNQGVEVVQTEAPTEAQVVKTKSKKKRTKDPALYHTRKARIQVDPDSVNTDDRPPQTGTVYNIWFNKWSGGDKEDEKFNQKKADGRCSIARDSGYTRADKVPGSYFCLYFARGLCTQGHKCEFLHRLPVLTDMFSPTTDCFGRDRFFDYRDDMGGIGSISRVNRTLYVGRIHVSDAAKAGALDEIVSRHFSEWGDVDRIRVLHDKGVAFVTYATEVNAQFAKEAMAHQSLDSGEVLNVRWATQDPDPLAQAREQRRLEENAAEAIKRLLPQEYVDELEGRAKKSKPLLEGYEEDDSEKLKRIMNNQKEAGAEPAEEVKQIEPAPEPAAPVSTDTGMFNKSSLSALKALKKKKKTKAKVEE; this is translated from the coding sequence ATGTCTGAGGCTCCGGAATCTATCGAAACCTCGCCAGTGGTTACACCAGACGTCGCAGAAAGCGTACAGAACCAAGGTGTCGAGGTAGTACAAACAGAAGCACCCACAGAAGCTCAGGTGGTCAAAACGAAATctaagaagaagagaacCAAAGATCCTGCATTATACCATACTCGGAAAGCACGGATCCAGGTGGACCCCGACTCGGTCAACACTGATGACAGACCTCCACAGACAGGAACCGTCTATAATATCTGGTTCAACAAGTGGAGTGGAGGAGACAAGGAGGATGAAAAGTTCAACCAGAAGAAAGCAGATGGACGATGTAGCATAGCCCGTGACTCAGGATACACCCGGGCAGACAAGGTACCGGGATCCTACTTTTGCCTGTATTTTGCCCGGGGTCTGTGTACTCAAGGGCACAAGTGTGAGTTTCTGCATCGTCTTCCTGTGTTGACCGACATGTTTAGTCCTACGACTGATTGTTTTGGTCGGGACCGGTTCTTTGACTACAGAGATGATATGGGGGGTATTGGTTCGATCAGTAGAGTCAACCGAACTCTATATGTAGGTCGTATCCATGTGAGTGATGCTGCCAAAGCAGGTGCTCTGGATGAGATTGTCTCGAGACACTTTTCTGAATGGGGAGACGTTGACCGCATTCGAGTTTTGCATGACAAGGGCGTTGCATTTGTGACATACGCCACAGAAGTGAATGCGCAGTTTGCTAAGGAGGCCATGGCTCACCAGAGTCTGGATAGTGGAGAGGTTCTTAACGTACGATGGGCGACACAGGATCCCGATCCTTTGGCTCAGGCACGTGAACAGCGACGACTGGAAGAGAATGCCGCCGAGGCTATTAAGCGGCTGTTGCCTCAGGAGTACGTGGATGAGCTCGAAGGTCGAGCTAAGAAGAGCAAGCCATTGCTGGAGGGTTacgaagaagatgacagCGAGAAACTGAAGAGAATCATGAACAATCAGAAGGAGGCTGGAGCTGAGCCTGCTGAAGAGGTCAAGCAGATTGAACCTGCCCctgagcctgctgctcccgTATCCACTGATACAGGCATGTTCAACAAGAGCTCTCTTAGtgctctcaaggctcttaagaagaaaaagaagaccaaggccaaggtaGAAGAGTAA
- a CDS encoding uncharacterized protein (Compare to YALI0F29095g, no similarity) codes for MKEDQPIGSGYLSRDVSVISELVRTLSTRLTNQHESSEKLEETAASILEIEEKQLQELLVELGRDESEFKSESDEPDTTLPMSVLIARENVELEQQLQRLQFVGGKSQELLKQYMRAMEEIVGDSQIYAADMDHAASQIKKSYKEHECQAESRKQELLEESKELKQKLLQVRKLVSKAQIGFHEDD; via the coding sequence ATGAAAGAAGACCAGCCGATAGGTTCGGGATATCTGTCCCGCGACGTCAGTGTGATCAGCGAGCTGGTACGCACACTGTCTACGCGTCTTACTAACCAGCATGAGTCGTCGGAAAAGCTCGAGGAAACTGCAGCTTCAATTCTCGAGATTgaagagaagcagctgcaggaactgctggtggagctgggACGTGATGAGTCGGAGTTTAAAAGCGAGAGCGACGAGCCGGATACCACACTGCCCATGTCGGTGCTAATAGCCCGAGAAAACGTGGAGCTCGAACAACAATTACAACGCCTCCAGTTTGTTGGGGGCAAGTCACaagagctgctcaagcagTATATGCGGgcaatggaggagattgtgggAGACTCGCAGATCTATGCCGCCGACATGGACCATGCTGCAAGCCAGATTAAAAAGTCATACAAGGAGCATGAGTGCCAGGCTGAATCACGAAAACAAGAattgctggaggagagcaAAGAGCTGAAACAGAAACTTCTACAGGTGAGGAAGCTAGTGAGTAAAGCACAGATAGGCTTCCATGAAGACGACTGA
- a CDS encoding uncharacterized protein (Compare to YALI0F29139g, similar to uniprot|P47016 Saccharomyces cerevisiae YJL126w NIT2 nitrilase) — MTLAAVGQFCATNSLTHNASIVAGLVHRAAALGAQALFLPEASDYISGSPKEGLSLARNAENSPMIAAIREAQKEIKQSGMSGIEVSVGVHELSSSSDRVRNTLLWLDSNGDIVNRYQKVHLFDVEVPNGPILQESKSVEPGSELPKPFETPVGTVGPAICYDIRFPELALLLRKQGAQILQFPSAFTVRTGAAHWHVLARARAIDTQCYVMMPALVGKHTEDGKRESYGHAMIIDPWGTVLAEASDIDSSAAVIVADINLEQLKKVRTNMPLWDQRRNDVYSLLEVKK, encoded by the coding sequence ATGACTCTCGCAGCAGTCGGCCAATTTTGTGCAACCAATTCACTTACTCACAATGCCTCTATTGTTGCAGGACTAGTCCATAGAGCAGCAGCCCTGGGCGCCCAGGCTCTGTTCCTCCCTGAAGCCTCCGACTACATTTCTGGCTCGCCTAAGGAAGGGTTGAGTCTTGCACGAAATGCTGAAAATTCGCCCATGATCGCAGCAATCAGGGAGGCTCAAAAGGAAATCAAACAGAGCGGAATGTCTGGAATTGAGGTCTCAGTAGGAGTTCATGAGCtgtcctcttcttctgaccGGGTCAGAAACACCCTATTGTGGCTTGATTCCAACGgagacattgtcaacaGATACCAAAAAGTGCATCTCTTCGACGTGGAGGTGCCCAACGGTCCTATTCTGCAGGAATCAAAGTCAGTAGAGCCCGGGTCTGAACTTCCCAAGCCGTTCGAGACCCCAGTGGGAACAGTTGGACCTGCTATTTGTTATGATATCCGGTTTCCTGAGCTGgcattgttgttgagaaAGCAAGGCGCCCAGATTCTGCAATTTCCCTCGGCGTTTACAGTCAGAACTGGCGCCGCCCACTGGCACGTTCTTGCCCGAGCTCGTGCTATCGATACCCAATGCTATGTCATGATGCCAGCGCTGGTTGGAAAACACACAGAGGACGGCAAGCGAGAAAGCTACGGACACGCCATGATAATTGACCCCTGGGGAACTGTTCTTGCCGAGGCCAGCGACATAGACTCTTCGGCTGCAGTTATTGTTGCCGATATCAACCTAGAGCAGCTGAAGAAGGTCAGGACCAATATGCCTCTGTGGGACCAGAGACGAAATGATGTGTATAGCTTGCTTGAGGTGAAGAAATAG
- a CDS encoding uncharacterized protein (Compare to YALI0F29161g, weakly similar to uniprot|Q12746 Saccharomyces cerevisiae YML125c unknown function or uniprot|Q04516 Saccharomyces cerevisiae YML087c unknown function, similar to Saccharomyces cerevisiae PGA3 (YML125C) and YML087C; ancestral locus Anc_8.862), whose translation MDEDVLDTPRDGIYIPSALLIMGMGILAYYLENPLIFVGGIFITLGLAGLKLYRGSGSTLFRGQNDLNDLEKEDPEFLTAHSKLKLYEMAVSEKVLINNDTSIYTIDLPSPRDTLGIKPGQQIGVRIEWDTKVAGGAGVAIKHFYPIQIRPGSFDIVVRHNRTPLNLQYKHNNVGGSEDMVGRYLDGMKVNQHVKVIGPIGKPYYTHNMVKELLMVCRDTGIQAMLPIINEIIYTPEDLTWINLIWETETADAAFVHDDLAEIARVYPRIKIRHVITGPGQVSEETPASTYDGRLGYSFGSPISEKHVNELHDSKLEYDESLVIVSGKNPDDSLHLSTEAGKTGLRAIVV comes from the coding sequence ATGGATGAAGACGTTCTCGACACTCCCCGAGATGGAATCTACATTCCCTCGGCTCTGCTGATAATGGGAATGGGCATTCTGGCCTACTACTTGGAAAATCCTCTGATTTTCGTCGGAGGAATCTTCATCACTCTGGGCCTGGCTGGTCTCAAGCTCTACCGAGGATCGGGCTCGACTCTCTTCCGGGGCCAGAACGATCTCAATGatctcgagaaggaggatcCCGAGTTCCTCACCGCTCACTCAAAGCTTAAGCTTTACGAAATGGCTGTTTCCGAGAAGGTGCTGATCAACAATGACACCTCTATCTACACCATCGATCTGCCCTCTCCCCGAGACACTTTGGGCATCAAGCCCGGCCAGCAGATTGGTGTTCGAATTGAGTGGGACACCAAggttgctggaggagccggGGTTGCCATCAAGCATTTTTACCCGATTCAGATCCGACCTGGATCTTTTGACATTGTCGTTCGGCACAACCGAACCCCTCTTAACCTGCAGtacaaacacaacaacGTGGGAGGCAGTGAGGACATGGTCGGTCGATATCTTGATGGAATGAAGGTCAACCAGCACGTCAAGGTCATTGGCCCCATTGGCAAGCCCTACTACACCCACAACATGGTTAAGGAGCTGCTCATGGTCTGCAGAGACACTGGCATCCAGGCCATGCTGCCCATCATCAACGAGATTATCTACACTCCCGAGGATCTCACTTGGATCAACCTGATCTGGGAGACTGAGACTGCTGATGCCGCTTTTGTCCACGACGATCTGGCTGAGATTGCCCGTGTGTACCCTCGAATCAAGATCCGACATGTTATCACTGGCCCCGGACAAGTCTCTGAAGAGACCCCTGCCTCCACGTACGATGGTCGTCTGGGCTACTCGTTTGGCTCTCCCATCTCTGAGAAGCATGTCAACGAGCTACACGACTCCAAGCTCGAATACGACGAGTCCCTAGTGATCGTTTCTGGAAAGAACCCTGATGATTCCCTTCATCTTTCCACCGAGGCAGGCAAGACCGGCCTTCGAGCTATTGTTGTTTAA
- a CDS encoding uncharacterized protein (Compare to YALI0F29183g, similar to uniprot|P32897 Saccharomyces cerevisiae YNR017w MAS6 mitochondrial inner membrane import translocase subunit, similar to Saccharomyces cerevisiae TIM23 (YNR017W); ancestral locus Anc_6.312) gives MSWLFGKKKEEQPKVEEVREVTFDLDPNANSAASFLNADLDTTKLHPMAGLDAGMEYFTLEGNETIYYDGLLPSRGWNDDLCYGTGVLYLSGLGVGGFSGLMEGLRTVQEGAPAKIKINHVLNTITKRGPFLGNSMGVLGFFYNIINSKILYDIRGKHDSFNSIAAGAIAGAIFRAPRGTKPMLIASGITAAGAGVWCVFKQAVFGPPAEKTPLE, from the coding sequence ATGTCCTGGCTATtcggaaagaagaaagaggAACAGCCCaaggttgaggaggtcAGGGAGGTGACCTTCGACCTGGACCCTAACGCCAACTCCGCCGCCTCTTTCCTCAACGCTGATCTCGACACCACAAAGCTGCATCCCATGGCTGGTCTCGATGCCGGCATGGAGTACTTCACTCTCGAGGGCAATGAGACCATTTACTACGATGGTCTGCTTCCGTCTCGAGGATGGAACGATGACCTGTGTTACGGAACCGGCGTTCTGTACCTCTCTGGTCTCGGTGTCGGAGGTTTCTCGGGTCTAATGGAAGGTCTGCGAACAGTCCAGGAGGGCGCACCAgccaaaatcaaaatcaaccACGTTCTTAACACAATCACCAAGCGAGGTCCCTTCCTTGGTAACTCCATGGGTGTTCTGGGATTTTTTTACAacatcatcaactccaagatTCTCTACGACATCCGAGGTAAGCACGACTCCTTCAACTCtattgctgctggagccaTTGCCGGAGCCATTTTCCGTGCCCCTCGAGGAACCAAACCTATGCTCATTGCTTCTGGTATCACCGCTGCCGGAGCCGGTGTTTGGTGTGTATTTAAGCAGGCTGTTTTCGGTCCTCCTGCTGAGAAGACTCCTCTTGAGTAA
- a CDS encoding uncharacterized protein (Compare to YALI0F29205g, similar to uniprot|P53720 Saccharomyces cerevisiae YNR015w SMM1 tRNA dihydrouridine synthase, similar to Saccharomyces cerevisiae SMM1 (YNR015W); ancestral locus Anc_6.310) has product MRPTLRLSNMVSYAGKLVLAPMVRSGEFPTRLLSIKYGADLVWSPEIVDKKMLECTREWNEKTKTVDFTVSQQGKGNTEKKAIIFRTSEAERDKIIFQVGSANPEIAVAACKMVAKDVAGIDLNCGCPKHFSMHAGMGAALLKTPDKLVAILEALVKEVGEPFNVSISVKIRLLETEEKTLELVDRLAQTGVKNLTIHCRTTPMRPREPVIRDTLAKVAEVCHKHGITCLVNGDVEGRHELADLQEKYGIDGAMIARAAEANASCFRAEGMLPWQQVTKEYLDICREYDNFYQNTKYCLTRMIPGKSPSYKKVAALKDCESLEKYINEQYEEMLKERAEEEAKKPEEQVIKEVGEKATREVEESMVSNVEEAVQEAPVEETPLAAGKHALEAEEQTSAKRVAV; this is encoded by the coding sequence ATGAGACCAACGCTACGACTTAGCAACATGGTCAGTTACGCTGGAAAATTGGTACTGGCGCCCATGGTGCGTTCCGGCGAGTTCCCCACGCGGCTGCTCTCCATCAAGTACGGGGCTGATCTGGTGTGGAGTCCCGAGAttgtggacaagaagatgttGGAGTGCACCCGAGAGTGGAacgagaagaccaagacgGTCGACTTTACTGTCAGTCAGCAGGGCAAGGGAAACACTGAGAAAAAGGCCATTATTTTCCGAACCTCTGAGGCTGAGAGAGACAAGATCATCTTCCAGGTGGGTTCGGCTAACCCCGAGATCGCCGTGGCCGCTTGCAAAATGGTTGCCAAGGACGTCGCTGGTATTGATCTCAACTGTGGCTGTCCCAAGCACTTTTCCATGCATGCAGGTATGGGAGCCGCTCTGCTCAAGACCCCCGATAAGCTGGTTGCTATCCTGGAGGCCTTGGTGAAGGAGGTGGGAGAGCCTTTCAATGTTAGCATTTCAGTCAAGATCCGACTGCTGGAGACGGAAGAGAAGACTCTGGAGCTTGTGGACAGGCTGGCTCAGACCGGAGTCAAAAACCTGACGATCCACTGTCGAACTACACCCATGCGACCTCGAGAACCTGTGATTCGAGATACTTTGGCCAAGGTAGCTGAGGTGTGTCACAAGCACGGAATCACCTGCCTTGTTAACGGAGATGTTGAAGGTCGACATGAGCTTGCTGATCTTCAGGAAAAGTACGGCATCGATGGAGCTATGATTGCCCGAGCAGCCGAGGCTAACGCTTCTTGTTTCAGAGCTGAAGGTATGCTCCCTTGGCAGCAGGTGACCAAGGAGTACCTTGATATCTGTCGAGAGTATGACAACTTTTACCAGAACACAAAATACTGTCTGACTCGCATGATCCCCGGAAAGAGTCCCAGTTATAAGAAAGTGGCTGCTTTGAAGGACTGCGAGAGTCTGGAGAAGTACATTAACGAGCAGTACGAGGAAATGCTCAAGGAGAgggccgaggaggaagcCAAAAAGCCTGAAGAGCAGGTTATCAAAGAGGTGGGGGAGAAGGCCACAagggaggtggaggaatCTATGGTTTCGAACGTTGAGGAGGCCGTTCAAGAGGCACCGGTTGAAGAGACACCTCTGGCTGCTGGCAAGCATGCTctggaggctgaggagcagACATCTGCGAAGCGGGTGGCTGTTTAG